In the genome of Chrysoperla carnea chromosome 5, inChrCarn1.1, whole genome shotgun sequence, the window CCAAGATTAGAGCCAAGATTTTTCGATAAAGTTGATTAATagtaaactgttaaaaattgaacaaaaagttaatttcgaacataaattatatttaaacagcGGCGATCTGTGTTATTCCTACACGGGTGTTATTGAATAAGAGATCAAATATAATTCAAGGAGATGGTAGTCTATGTCAAAGCAAGGATTTAGAAATATGGAACACCCCTTGAAGGTATTTTTCAGAGAAACTTAattgttgtttataattttgctgTATATTCAACAGCTCATAGACATGGAATACTTTGGCTAAGTTACGATTTTTTACGATAGCAAAATTTGacaattgatttttaaagaaCCTTAAAtttgacaagtgaaaacaaacaattgactcaattaattgttgaaattgtaagtaaatacaaaatatccACTCGTAGATAGACCCTATTCAtatctgatattcccatataatacataatataaaaattggacCTAATTCTCGTAGGAAAACAgcgatgtttataaaaaaatgtttcaaacaaaagtttgggtcctacggatccaaggcacaattcacctatgttgctcatttacgaactttgcctcactttttacgtcctgagcacgctataacaatttcagcgtaatatctcatttcgtttatgagttatcgtgcccacagactgacggacaggcggacagagggacggacaactggaaatggacttattaagtgattctataaacacctataccaaaattttgttcagagcatcaatatttttaagcgttacaatcttggaactaaatttaatatactatgatatatttcatatagacatggtataaaaataaatactcggatgatacttttttttttcttcacacacaattttaataattttttggctcattatttgtaaaacttaaataaataaaaaaattagaaataatttaagaaaacaagCTTTATCACAATATTCTTCattgatttgtaaataaaatcaatcgaTTTAAGAAACTGGTTaagtaaaacaattattttaaaaaatttctcattttcttAGGGACATAAGCAATTATCATAGCCcgatattaatcaattaatctATAAATGctcaaaaaacatattttgaataaaatttaacctTTACCATGAGTACCTCAGGTAATCAGTCAAATACAagactttgttttaaattgtatcTTTGGGTATCTTAGGTTTAGCGGACCTTAATCTAGGTACCTGCGAAACAAAAAACCCTCAATAACAAGtgatattcacaaaatttaaaaaactcccgacaaatggTTCGGCTGCGGAACCCTAAGCTGACATTTGAAacgtatttaagaacactctccattaaattacctttttccttagaggcttctccaaactgaaccgattttgaggatcaaaatctattttttcgttgtttcgggtacggacagacacacacatagcggtcaatctCATAACatccttttttggttcgggggtaaaaacaatttacatttttgtctcctattctaaaattttatagcatattatttctttttttttacaatttcggAGGACCTTATTAAgacttaagaaaaaaaatgtgaaatccCTTAGAACTCTTTAATAAGACGCAACTAAAGCCTAATAAGCTCTTAACTGCATGCTGAACATAAAAAATCCTCATGTTGGacataaaaagaaacatttggATTCCCATGATGGTCTTGGGTTGAGGTTATAAATCGTAGGCAATTTGTGATGTCAACTacaaaaaatcactaaaaaaacAAGGGCTTTCTACCTTTGATATCAAATTGCAGTTTAATCTAGGGTACTTACCGAACATGAACGCGAAATCTAAACTTAATCGATCGTTTACAAgtatgatattttgaaaatggacCCTCTCAGGACTATCTTAGGCGCAGGTACCTTATTCTTTATTGATGGACTAAAGAGAATTAATCAAGTGCTCCTTAGAACGATTGATTAAGGGCGACTTTTATCGATAGTATAAACAACGCACAAAATTCAGCTTGTGTAACAAAAAGAAAtcgtgatattattatttttcgaagtaaatgaatgcttttaatgttttttttttttttttttttttttttttttttttgaggaattCTATCAATTGTTATGTGCGGAGTCCAGATTAGAGTCCCAACTCATTTGTGAGTTAGGGACAACTCTATATAGACTTTTCAATATTTGCGtctaattgaagaaaataatgcTCGAAATTTAGAATGTATGGAAAACTTTTGTCTCTTAACtacgtttgaattttttttctctattggggctgtaaaattttaaaccgGAATTTAAGCCatacgaaatatttttctaaaaaattgctaaaatatttagtaaagaACGTGTATCTAcaaatttgcgatttttttcaataactgaATGTCCTCTAAAACTAGTTTTGACAATAGATAGGTAGATGATTTTGatgcaagtaaaaaaaattgaattttaattttttgtataaataggaGAATTCctaagaaataattatcaaacttAATTTTGTTATCTTGTGATTAACAACACACAAACACccaaatcaaaatgaaattcgtTGTAAGTGTtatcaattgtttatataaaaaacggGCGGATAATTATTATACCttcgtttaaaataattatttattttcgtttaaaataattagtgcatttctttaataatcaaaatttcctTCTAGATTGTATCACTCGCCATCCTTTCAGTGGCTTTTGCCGCTTCAGTCAGCGAACAAGACGTACCAATTGTACGTGAAGCTTTCCAAATTGAAGGAGGAAACTTCAAATACGGATACGAAAGTGGAAACGGTATTGTACAAAAAACAAAAGGTACCTTGAAAAACGCAGGAACTGAACAAGAAGCACAAGAAATCCAAGGATCAATCTCATACACCAGCCCTGAAGGAGTAGTAAGTATTcatttaacattaatattttgattaactaTCGTAGTATTTATAAAACGTTCTTTAAAACGATTAAGTGCGCATCTATAACTTATGGTTCCGCACCTATAACGGGAAAATGGATACTAAATACCAGctagaataataaattatgatgggttgtttaaaaaaaacagttgatTATCCTTTGAAAACTTTATCACAACAGTAGTATACGTTATACAATTTTGGCACAGAGTCTCATCAAATACAGCCTATTTTCTTCACCCGAAACttcaaaatcgtaaaaattagcAACACAAAGCTTTGCGccacaaataatttaatttaaaaactatcaacTAAACTGTAGCTTTAATGGGATTGTAACAATTTTTCAtggatttattttgaaactgtAACTGACTGACTATTCAAACATAAGTTGGTTTTAATTCTTACACCAGTTTTTTGAAGAAGTTTAGTAATCCTCTGATAGATAGAAGTAATTTTGCTATTTGAACAGTTTTCACAATTTTACTCAGCTCTTGATTAGTTGGAAATGTTAACCATTAGGCCTTTGTTTGCGAACTCGGTATATTGCTCAATAGTCTTTCGTAtgactttttcaaataataaacaattttttcacaattcttttttatttattttacagccAGTCAACCTAGCTTATGTTGCCAACGAAAATGGATACCAACCATCAGGTGATGTACTCCCAGTACCACCACAAATCCCAGAATTGATCCTCCGTGCTCTCGAATGGGCCCGTACTCACCCAGCACCAgaatctaaataaattattgttgattaattaaaataagaaaatcttgTTGTTGTTGCGTTAAATGTttttacacacacacatacacacatacacacacacatacacacacacacaacacaACACTTGTACAAATTACACACATATTTATTaggatacttaaaaaatatggcaCCTACTCTATTACACAGAAAACACAACACTTAAATACTTGAAACACTTTATACACAAATTACACTGAAACCGGATTATACACTTGTTTATGTCGAAAAGGAAAAAtgtcttatttttaaaatgttttttctttatgtttttttagttattatttctttttataaaacaaataaattttagcaaattaattttttgatttttttttttttatattttacatctCCTTATCCTTACTTatcctttaataaattcaaaataatatattggtaAGTACAAAGTGAAcgttattttaatgaatttcaaCTCGTAAACTTGAATACACCACTTATTCAACCAATATGTTGTGTTTTATTGATATTGGTCTGCAATTATAAAAAGCTGCAATTGAATTCACATCAATGGATAGAATAGCAGTAacatcgaaaaatgtaaatgttacctgcggtataaattaaataaagagttGAGCATAGAACACTGCCATGTGGTAACAGATCAGAAAGTTCTTCTTGAATTTTGACTTGGAAGTATCTGTCGTCTCAACTTagctttattatatatattttaacacaggatatatttatatatttataccatgtatatatgaaatatacatagtatattaagtttcgtcccaagtttgtaacgcttaaaaatattgatgctacgaacaaaattttggtataggtgttcataaaatcacctaattaatccatttccggttgtccgtccgtccgtccgtctgtggacacgataactcaaaaacgaaaaaagatatcgatctgaaattcttacagcgtactcaggacgtaaaaagtcaggtcaagttcgtaaatgagcatcataggtcaattgggtcttgagtccgtaggacccatcttgtaaaccgttagagatagaacaaaagtttaaatgtaaaaaatgttgcttataaaaaaattaaaaacttttgtttgaaacatttttttgtaaacatcactgtttacccacgggggcgttaattaggtgcaaattttatagtatgtattaatataggaatatcaaagtgaatatcttttgttatttacgtgacgtcaaaaaaacaaacgattgcgcatcaacacttgcgcattatatgagaatatcagttaaatatgtcagatatgtatgtatgtgaaatgtgacagagttatcaacactgcctatacatggtatttcaacaattaactcagtcaattgtttgttttcacttgtttttatatatattttaacacagGATTTGTTGGCGTCAAGAAATGTTGCTagccaacttttttttttgaaaacttttcgaaaacGTATTTTCTATACGGTACACTTGTTTTATGGTGGAATGTTTGATTCAGGTTCAATTTACGACTCtttcaatgtaaattttaatttattaaaaaataaatcgaagaGCTGAAACAATTTTGGTAACAAACTGATAGATCGGTATAATTTGACATCGTTGAGCAATTCATCTAGCGTAGGAATGAATTGGtattatttgtgatatttttcaAAGACAGGGAAAGTAGCCTAGTCTAAAGATAGCACTGGAAATATACTGAATTAA includes:
- the LOC123300932 gene encoding larval cuticle protein LCP-17-like, with amino-acid sequence MKFVIVSLAILSVAFAASVSEQDVPIVREAFQIEGGNFKYGYESGNGIVQKTKGTLKNAGTEQEAQEIQGSISYTSPEGVPVNLAYVANENGYQPSGDVLPVPPQIPELILRALEWARTHPAPESK